The Limanda limanda chromosome 13, fLimLim1.1, whole genome shotgun sequence genome has a window encoding:
- the LOC133018426 gene encoding uncharacterized protein LOC133018426, whose amino-acid sequence MYTENAQTAGHHRFLQHKGTPAPCPCQHCVHHEQPYGHHGGPGYQPASARQPDHPSPDCRRDVPAPRVKDVGGRGFLVDRGERSGHRSPQRRPVFAGPGPCTHSDDLSLVCPWELNPAQWSYALESGVRHYPPVREQCGCVAQGDTRAHTFKAGTPHPLPHLQVKGQGYRHRRTVRYVCVDEGEEGCERTQESHHCSPPGHVPVPNGHCGPRPGLFEGGQERDIHQDWGKHRGGSEEGYNGRSGSHKGFFPTEVPQKHLNQSKRKGPCIPLSGISSAETSNPTPTVDHQHRAAEVVKPKSREDSVRDQIRQVVTDLEGVLGGLKQVHVEMREVVQQIDRLTASIDLSEEAPCSIQGPSNNSDSSAHGGDTRAAPLSNHKPAAILASPNVHEERIILRTNSPSPVHMAAVVKTSRFTRPSHSKDANHERPRVNGHPPHLHPHTPPQPHPQTLDPKVVIGNSTSSSKTQKPPPYPQNGRCGKGPYPPPKPARTPAYLAKGRQSTSMV is encoded by the exons ATGTACACAGAAAACGCACAGACAGCGGGACACCATCGATTTCTTCAGCACAAGGGCACCCCGGCCCCCTGCCCCTGCCAGCACTGTGTCCACCACGAGCAGCCGTACGGCCATCACGGTGGGCCGGGATACCAACCAGCATCAGCCAGACAGCCGGACCACCCATCTCCGGACTGCAGGAGAGACGTCCCGGCTCCTCGGGTTAAAGACGTAGGAGGCAGAGGTTTCTTGGTGGACAGGGGAGAGCGAAGCGGTCACCGCAGCCCACAGAGGAGGCCTGTGTTCGCCGGGCCCGGCCCGTGCACTCATTCAGACGACTTGAGCCTAGTGTGCCCCTGGGAGTTGAACCCTGCCCAGTGGAGCTACGCACTGGAGTCTGGGGTGAGACACTACCCGCCTGTCAGAGAACAGTGTGGCTGTGTGGCGCAGGGTGACACCAGGGCGCACACCTTCAAGGCCGGGACGCCAcaccctcttcctcatcttcaggtcaaaggtcaaggatACAGACACAGGAGGACAGTCAGGTATGTGTGCGTGGAcgagggagaggaaggatgtGAACGCACCCAGGAGAGCCATCACTGTTCCCCTCCGGGTCATGTACCCGTGCCAAATGGCCACTGTGGACCGAGGCCAGGGCTTTTCGAGGGAGGGCAGGAAAGAGATATCCATCAGGACTGGGGCAAACACAGGGGTGGATCAGAGGAAGGTTACAACGGACGCAGTGGCTCCCACAAAGGGTTCTTCCCCACTGAAGTCCCGCAAAAACACTTGAACCAAAGCAAACGGAAGGGGCCCTGCATCCCTCTCTCTGGCATCAGCAGTGCGGAAACCTCAAACCCAACACCCACCGTCGACCACCAGCACCGGGCTGCTGAGGTGGTGAAGCCAAAGAGCAGGGAGGACTCGGTGAGGGATCAGATCCGGCAAGTGGTGACAGATCTGGAGGGTGTGTTGGGAGGTTTGAAGCAAGTTCACGTGGAGATGAGAGAG GTGGTCCAGCAGATTGATCGTCTCACCGCCAGTATTGACCTCAGCGAGGAGGCGCCCTGCAGCATTCAGGGGCCGTCCAATAACTCCGACAGCTCGGCTCATGGCGGTGACACCAGGGCGGCGCCGCTGTCCAATCACAAGCCGGCTGCAATCCTGGCGTCGCCAAACGTCCACGAGGAGCGAATCATCTTAAGGACTAACTCTCCCTCCCCCGTCCACATGGCAGCTGTGGTTAAAACCAGCCGCTTCACCAGACCCAGCCACAGTAAGGACGCCAACCACGAGAGGCCGCGGGTGAACGGCCACCCGCCTCACCTGCACCCCCATACTCCCCCACAGCCCCACCCACAGACTCTGGACCCCAAGGTCGTCATTGGGAACAGCACCTCCAGTTCAAAAACTCAGAAGCCTCCACCTTACCCGCAAAACGGGCGGTGCGGCAAGGGCCCGTACCCGCCTCCCAAACCGGCGAGGACCCCTGCCTACCTCGCGAAGGGCCGCCAGAGCACCAGCATGGTGTGA